The Prochlorococcus marinus str. MIT 9301 genome segment AACATCTGGATTAAAATGGAATGATAATTTTCCTTTTATTTATCTTGATAATGATCCTTATATAGAAGAAATTTCAGTTGATAATATTTCAAAAAATGCTGATGTTGCTTTGCTTTGCTTACCAAATGGCTTATCTTCAACATTGACAAGGAAATTATTAGATAAAGGACTTAAAGTTATTGATTTATCTGCTGATTATAGATATAAGTCTTTAGATGAATGGAAAAAAGTATATTCCAAAGAAGCTGCTATTTATAAAAGGAATGATGATGATTTATGTAAAGAAGCAGTTTACGGTCTTCCTGAAATAAATAAAGAAGCCATTTCAAAAGGAAGATTAATTGCCTGTCCAGGATGTTATCCAACATCTGCTCTTATTCCATTGGCTCCTTATCTCTCTCAAGGAATTATTGAAAATGAAGGTATAGTTATTGACTCTAAAAGCGGAACTTCTGGAGGTGGTCGAGAACCAAACCAAAAGCTACTCTTATCAGAATGTGGAGAAGGTCTGTCAGCATATGGATTGATAAACCAT includes the following:
- the argC gene encoding N-acetyl-gamma-glutamyl-phosphate reductase; this encodes MNVAIVGATGYGGIQAVNLLKKNKNYKISFLGGNKTSGLKWNDNFPFIYLDNDPYIEEISVDNISKNADVALLCLPNGLSSTLTRKLLDKGLKVIDLSADYRYKSLDEWKKVYSKEAAIYKRNDDDLCKEAVYGLPEINKEAISKGRLIACPGCYPTSALIPLAPYLSQGIIENEGIVIDSKSGTSGGGREPNQKLLLSECGEGLSAYGLINHRHTSEIEQVASLISGTKIELLFTPHLVPISRGMHSTIYGRLRDPGLTSDDCRILLDNYYRNFKNIKVLPVDTFPSTKWVKNTNQILLSVKVDNRNGRIIILSVIDNLLKGQTGQAIQNLNIMSGFSMDEGLDLTNNFP